The Streptomyces sp. Je 1-332 genome has a window encoding:
- a CDS encoding roadblock/LC7 domain-containing protein, which translates to MAAEADVLVELKRLRTRIPQLKGALTASVDGFVLAQDAPDVEPEGLCALTAAALGVALRLSDATHQGGFRELLIRGEGGYVATYTAGSSAVLTLLAESRVNVGRLHLEGRRSSVLIGELVDAAVERAEET; encoded by the coding sequence ATGGCTGCCGAGGCCGACGTACTCGTCGAACTGAAACGGCTGCGGACCAGGATCCCTCAGCTCAAGGGCGCCCTGACGGCCAGCGTGGACGGCTTCGTGCTGGCGCAGGACGCGCCGGACGTCGAGCCGGAGGGTCTCTGCGCGCTCACCGCCGCGGCGCTGGGAGTGGCCCTGCGCCTCTCCGACGCGACGCATCAGGGCGGCTTCCGCGAACTGCTCATCCGTGGCGAGGGCGGCTATGTGGCGACGTACACGGCCGGGTCGTCCGCCGTGCTCACGCTGCTCGCCGAGTCCCGCGTCAACGTGGGCCGGCTGCACCTGGAGGGCCGCCGTTCCAGCGTGCTCATCGGAGAGCTGGTCGACGCCGCCGTCGAACGAGCGGAGGAAACCTGA
- a CDS encoding transcriptional regulator, whose translation MSITAPATSPMLMRLAAERATGALLRDQGALYLVDGRVVHAESPAAPGIDVLLTAGGKLPPQGWQEALSLAGTRNEVGRQLIDSGRVTAGELEVCHIGALFDAAFFVLGPASGPTRFRYGVAHWLGRVRPVAAEAVERETRRRRALLDSVWPCPDLDTSPVVARPPAAGQTVTGRQDALLRLADGVRTPTAIAWALGRPSFHILIEVRRLAAAGLVEPPRTPDRAPLTPTLPAPAHEDLAEPDVALLRRVRDALEASL comes from the coding sequence ATGAGCATCACCGCGCCCGCCACCTCGCCCATGCTGATGCGGCTCGCCGCCGAGCGGGCGACCGGAGCGCTCCTGCGTGACCAGGGCGCCCTCTATCTCGTCGACGGTCGCGTCGTGCACGCGGAGAGCCCCGCGGCACCGGGCATAGACGTCCTGCTCACGGCCGGCGGGAAGCTGCCACCGCAGGGCTGGCAGGAGGCTCTCTCACTGGCGGGGACCCGCAACGAGGTGGGGAGGCAGCTGATCGACAGCGGCCGGGTCACCGCGGGCGAGCTGGAGGTCTGCCACATCGGGGCGCTGTTCGACGCCGCGTTCTTCGTCCTCGGCCCGGCGAGCGGACCCACCCGGTTCCGGTACGGCGTCGCGCACTGGCTCGGCCGCGTGCGCCCGGTGGCGGCCGAGGCCGTGGAGCGGGAGACCCGGCGGCGCAGGGCACTCCTGGACAGCGTCTGGCCCTGCCCCGACCTGGACACCTCTCCCGTCGTGGCGCGCCCGCCCGCGGCCGGTCAGACGGTCACCGGGCGGCAGGACGCGCTGCTGCGCCTTGCCGACGGCGTCCGTACGCCGACGGCCATCGCCTGGGCGCTCGGCCGGCCGTCCTTCCACATCCTGATCGAGGTCAGGCGGCTCGCCGCCGCGGGTCTCGTGGAACCTCCGCGGACACCCGACCGGGCCCCGCTGACGCCGACGCTCCCCGCCCCGGCCCACGAGGACCTCGCGGAGCCGGACGTCGCCCTGTTGCGCCGGGTCCGCGACGCGCTGGAGGCCAGTCTGTGA
- the hutU gene encoding urocanate hydratase yields the protein MSGPRPVRAPRGSELSALGWQQEAALRMLQNNLDPEVAEHPDKLVVYGGTGKAARDWRSFDAMVRTLKTLKQDETMLVQSGRPVGVMQTHEWAPRVLIANSNLVGDWANWEEFRRLEQLGLTMYGQMTAGSWIYIGTQGILQGTYETFAAVAAKKFNGTLAGTITLTAGLGGMGGAQPLAVTMNDGVAICIDVDPRAIERRIEHRYLDVKADSLEHALQLAVEARDARRPLSIGLLGNAADLLPRMLAEGAPIDIVTDQTSAHDPLAYLPTGVDFDDMASYAVKDPAGFTTRARESMARHVEAMVGFMDAGAEVFDYGNSIRGEAQLAGYDRAFAFPGFVPAYIRPLFCEGKGPFRWAALSGEASDIHKTDKALLDLFPENESLLRWIKMAGERVHFQGLPARICWLGQGERDKAGDMFNDMVGNGTLAAPLAIGRDHLDCGSVASPYRETEAMLDGSDAIADWPLLNAMVNVASGASWVSIHHGGGVGMGRSIHAGQVSVADGTQLAGEKIRRVLTNDPGMGVIRHVDAGYDIAESVADEKGVRVPMREGDEAGQSSEGDQA from the coding sequence ATGTCAGGACCCCGCCCCGTACGGGCACCGCGCGGCAGTGAACTGAGCGCCCTGGGATGGCAGCAGGAAGCCGCCCTCCGCATGCTCCAGAACAACCTCGACCCCGAGGTCGCCGAGCACCCCGACAAGCTCGTCGTCTACGGCGGCACCGGCAAGGCGGCCCGCGACTGGCGCTCCTTCGACGCGATGGTGCGCACGCTGAAGACCCTCAAGCAGGACGAGACGATGCTCGTCCAGTCCGGCCGCCCGGTCGGCGTCATGCAGACCCACGAGTGGGCGCCGCGCGTCCTGATCGCCAACTCGAACCTCGTGGGCGACTGGGCGAACTGGGAGGAGTTCCGGCGCCTGGAGCAGCTCGGCCTCACCATGTACGGGCAGATGACCGCGGGCTCCTGGATCTACATCGGCACGCAGGGCATCCTCCAGGGCACGTACGAGACGTTCGCCGCGGTCGCCGCCAAGAAGTTCAACGGCACCCTCGCGGGCACGATCACCCTCACCGCCGGGCTCGGCGGCATGGGCGGCGCCCAGCCGCTCGCCGTCACCATGAACGACGGCGTCGCCATCTGTATCGACGTCGACCCGCGCGCCATCGAACGCCGCATCGAGCACCGCTACCTGGACGTGAAGGCCGACTCCCTGGAGCACGCGCTCCAGTTGGCGGTGGAGGCCCGCGACGCGCGCAGGCCCCTCTCCATCGGCCTGCTCGGCAACGCGGCGGACCTCCTGCCGCGCATGCTCGCCGAGGGCGCCCCGATCGACATCGTCACGGACCAGACCTCGGCCCACGACCCGCTCGCGTACCTCCCCACCGGCGTCGACTTCGACGACATGGCGTCGTACGCGGTCAAGGACCCGGCGGGCTTCACGACCCGCGCCCGTGAGTCGATGGCCCGGCACGTCGAGGCGATGGTCGGCTTCATGGACGCGGGCGCGGAGGTCTTCGACTACGGAAACTCGATCCGTGGTGAGGCCCAACTGGCGGGCTACGACCGCGCGTTCGCCTTCCCCGGCTTCGTCCCCGCCTACATCCGCCCCCTCTTCTGCGAGGGCAAGGGCCCGTTCCGCTGGGCGGCGCTCTCCGGCGAGGCATCGGACATCCACAAGACCGACAAGGCGCTCCTCGACCTCTTCCCGGAGAACGAGTCCCTGCTCCGCTGGATCAAGATGGCGGGGGAGCGCGTCCATTTCCAGGGCCTCCCGGCGCGCATCTGCTGGCTCGGCCAGGGCGAGCGCGACAAGGCCGGCGACATGTTCAACGACATGGTCGGCAACGGCACCCTCGCCGCCCCCCTCGCCATCGGCCGCGACCACCTCGACTGCGGTTCCGTCGCATCGCCGTACCGCGAGACGGAGGCCATGCTCGACGGATCCGACGCGATCGCCGACTGGCCGCTCCTGAACGCCATGGTGAACGTCGCTTCGGGCGCGTCCTGGGTCTCCATCCACCACGGCGGCGGCGTCGGCATGGGCCGCTCCATCCACGCGGGCCAGGTCTCGGTCGCCGACGGCACGCAGCTGGCCGGCGAGAAGATCCGCCGCGTCCTGACCAACGACCCCGGGATGGGCGTCATCCGGCACGTGGACGCGGGGTACGACATCGCGGAGTCGGTGGCGGACGAGAAGGGCGTACGGGTTCCGATGCGCGAGGGCGACGAGGCCGGCCAGAGCAGCGAGGGTGACCAGGCGTGA
- a CDS encoding MurR/RpiR family transcriptional regulator, translating into MSDSPAARLQVLFEGHRLTPTQRRIAHCMVRRAADVPFLSSVELADLAGVSQPSVTRFAVALGFDGYPALRRHLRELAPAEAAGEASLNEYQQAVEAEIANLRHLAEVLADPAPVERAGRLLASSRLLPVLGLRAAASQAYGFSYFAAKVHPDVRLLDEGGTMLADRIDAAVRAGASALLCFALPRHPREVVDALAYAQGAGLSVVTVADSAFAPVAAHSDLLLPAAVGTGLAFDTACAPMLLGRVLLEAMCDGLPDAQARLEEFDAGAAARGLFVE; encoded by the coding sequence ATGAGTGACAGTCCTGCGGCGCGGCTGCAAGTGCTCTTCGAGGGGCACCGCCTCACGCCCACGCAGCGGCGCATCGCGCACTGCATGGTGCGGCGGGCGGCGGACGTCCCCTTCCTCTCCAGCGTCGAACTGGCGGATCTCGCCGGGGTGAGCCAGCCGTCGGTGACCCGTTTCGCGGTGGCGCTCGGCTTCGACGGATATCCGGCGCTGCGCAGGCACCTGCGGGAGCTCGCGCCCGCGGAGGCGGCGGGCGAGGCGTCCCTGAACGAGTACCAGCAGGCGGTCGAGGCGGAGATCGCGAACCTGCGGCACCTGGCGGAGGTGCTCGCCGACCCGGCTCCGGTGGAGCGCGCCGGGCGGCTCCTCGCCTCCTCGCGCCTGCTCCCCGTGCTCGGCCTGCGGGCCGCCGCGTCGCAGGCGTACGGCTTCTCGTACTTCGCTGCGAAGGTCCACCCCGACGTACGGCTCCTCGACGAGGGCGGCACGATGCTGGCCGACCGGATCGACGCGGCGGTCCGTGCGGGAGCCTCGGCCCTCCTGTGCTTCGCGCTGCCGCGCCACCCCCGGGAGGTGGTGGACGCGCTCGCCTACGCGCAGGGGGCGGGCCTCTCGGTGGTCACGGTGGCGGACTCGGCGTTCGCCCCCGTGGCGGCGCACTCCGACCTCCTCCTCCCGGCGGCGGTGGGAACGGGCCTGGCCTTCGACACGGCCTGCGCCCCGATGCTGCTGGGCCGCGTCCTGCTGGAGGCGATGTGCGACGGACTGCCGGACGCGCAGGCGCGGTTGGAGGAGTTCGACGCGGGGGCGGCTGCGCGGGGGCTCTTCGTGGAGTGA
- a CDS encoding APC family permease: protein MTTSDTANSTPPPAEEPALHRAIGPKLLILFVIGDILGTGIYATTGNVAGKVGGALWLPFAIGFVVAILTAASYVELVGKYPKAAGAALYTQKAFKVPFLTFIVAFMVMASGLSSASAAARAFSGDYLSELTSDALPPTLIAILFILALAALNLRGVSESVKTNVVLTLVELTGLAIILAIGAYAVLSGDGDPSRLTDFETGGDGTGFALMTGVLGATALGFFAFVGFEDSVNMAEETKDPTRTFPRAIFIGVAVTGTIYVLVALVSSLLVDYKVLAGSSGPLLEVVKAGGVDFPHKLFALIALFAVTNSALINIMMASRLCYGMANERILPRAMGRVLSRRRTPVVGIVFVSLLAIGLVSTGEIEGLGDTTAFLLLCVFAVVNVAVLVLRRERVEHEHFRTPTVLPVLGAITALILASPLADRPAEVYIRAGVLIAIGIGLWGVNKVVLKARGEE from the coding sequence GTGACAACATCCGACACCGCCAACAGCACTCCACCACCGGCCGAAGAACCCGCGCTGCACCGCGCGATCGGCCCCAAGCTCCTGATCCTCTTCGTGATCGGCGACATCCTCGGCACCGGCATCTACGCCACCACCGGCAACGTCGCGGGAAAGGTCGGCGGCGCGCTGTGGCTGCCGTTCGCGATCGGCTTCGTCGTGGCGATCCTGACGGCGGCGTCGTACGTCGAGCTGGTCGGCAAGTATCCGAAGGCGGCGGGCGCCGCCCTCTACACGCAGAAGGCCTTCAAGGTCCCCTTCCTCACCTTCATCGTCGCGTTCATGGTGATGGCGTCCGGGCTCTCGTCGGCGAGCGCGGCGGCGCGCGCCTTCAGCGGCGACTACCTGAGCGAGCTGACGAGTGACGCGCTCCCGCCGACGCTGATCGCGATCCTCTTCATCCTCGCGCTCGCGGCGCTGAACCTGCGGGGCGTCTCGGAATCGGTGAAGACGAACGTCGTCCTCACCCTCGTCGAGCTGACGGGCCTCGCGATCATCCTCGCGATCGGGGCCTACGCGGTCCTGAGCGGGGACGGCGACCCGTCCCGTCTGACGGACTTCGAGACGGGCGGCGACGGCACGGGCTTCGCCCTGATGACGGGTGTTCTCGGCGCGACCGCGCTCGGTTTCTTCGCGTTCGTCGGCTTCGAGGACTCGGTGAACATGGCCGAGGAGACGAAGGATCCGACGCGCACGTTCCCGCGGGCCATCTTCATCGGCGTCGCGGTGACGGGCACGATCTACGTCCTGGTGGCGCTGGTGTCGTCGCTGCTCGTGGACTACAAGGTCCTCGCGGGATCGAGCGGACCGCTCCTGGAGGTCGTGAAGGCGGGCGGCGTCGATTTCCCGCACAAACTCTTCGCCCTGATCGCCCTGTTCGCGGTCACCAACTCGGCGCTGATCAACATCATGATGGCCTCGCGGCTCTGTTACGGCATGGCCAACGAGCGCATCCTGCCGCGCGCGATGGGCCGGGTCCTGTCCCGCCGCCGCACGCCGGTCGTGGGCATCGTCTTCGTCTCGCTCCTGGCCATCGGTCTGGTGTCGACGGGCGAGATCGAGGGCCTCGGTGACACCACGGCGTTCCTGCTCCTGTGCGTGTTCGCGGTGGTCAACGTGGCGGTCCTCGTCCTGCGCAGGGAACGGGTGGAGCACGAGCACTTCCGTACGCCGACGGTGTTGCCGGTGCTCGGCGCGATCACCGCCCTGATCCTGGCGAGCCCACTGGCGGACCGGCCCGCGGAGGTCTACATCCGTGCGGGGGTGCTGATCGCGATCGGGATCGGACTGTGGGGCGTGAACAAGGTGGTACTCAAGGCGCGCGGCGAGGAGTGA
- a CDS encoding diaminopimelate decarboxylase — protein MSDQGAETAELSAGAVEPSAENAEPSAGTVEPSAETVELPGAGRQASAEASAHRAARRDQAVRAAVEQGLVDPASPIVGLLDVTGIRAAAATLRAAFEAVTPPGTPVLHAFAVKASPLVPVLRLLRDAGIGAEVASPGELALARAAGVPPAHTVLDSPAKTPAELREALALGIAVNADNPQELSRIDAMTRSAPSTSPIGLRVNPQIGGGSIGALSTATATSKFGVALLDEGAREWVVQAYLDRPWLTRLHAHSGSQGMPLDMMVRGVSATYELAEEINERAGRQQIDTIDIGGGLPVNFGSDEESPTHAQYARRLKSRVPGLLDGRYGLVTEFGRSLLAKHGTILARVEYAKSAGDRPVAVTHAGVQVAARTVYAPASWPLRIAAYDAKGRPKSGAPVGQDIAGPACFAGDLLAENRPLPLLEQGDYAAVLDTGAYYFAHHYSYNSLARPGIYGFAAGAGQDLTFATVREPQTLQEIVAESGGGRRDALRDL, from the coding sequence ATGAGCGATCAAGGCGCGGAGACCGCAGAGCTGTCCGCGGGGGCCGTAGAGCCGTCGGCGGAGAACGCAGAGCCGTCCGCAGGGACCGTAGAGCCGTCCGCGGAGACCGTGGAGCTTCCCGGGGCGGGCCGGCAGGCATCCGCGGAGGCGTCCGCGCATCGGGCCGCCCGGCGCGACCAGGCCGTCCGCGCCGCCGTGGAGCAGGGCCTCGTCGACCCCGCGTCCCCCATCGTCGGCCTCCTGGACGTCACCGGCATCCGGGCCGCCGCCGCCACCCTGCGCGCCGCGTTCGAGGCGGTGACGCCGCCCGGCACACCCGTCCTGCACGCCTTCGCGGTGAAGGCATCGCCCCTGGTCCCGGTCCTGCGCCTGCTCCGTGACGCGGGCATCGGCGCCGAGGTGGCCAGCCCCGGCGAGCTGGCCCTCGCGCGGGCCGCGGGTGTGCCGCCCGCGCACACCGTCCTCGACTCGCCCGCGAAGACCCCCGCGGAGCTGCGCGAGGCGCTCGCACTCGGCATCGCCGTCAACGCCGACAACCCGCAGGAGCTCTCCCGCATCGACGCGATGACGCGGTCGGCGCCCAGCACCTCCCCCATCGGCCTGCGCGTGAACCCGCAGATCGGCGGCGGCTCCATCGGCGCCCTCTCCACCGCGACGGCCACCTCCAAGTTCGGCGTCGCGCTGCTCGACGAGGGCGCTCGCGAATGGGTCGTCCAGGCCTACCTCGACCGTCCGTGGCTGACTCGTCTGCACGCCCACTCCGGGTCGCAGGGCATGCCGCTCGACATGATGGTGCGGGGCGTCTCGGCGACGTACGAACTGGCCGAGGAGATCAACGAACGGGCCGGCAGGCAGCAGATCGACACCATCGACATCGGCGGCGGCCTGCCCGTCAACTTCGGCTCGGACGAGGAGAGTCCGACCCACGCGCAGTACGCGCGCCGCCTCAAGTCCCGTGTGCCGGGGCTGCTCGACGGGCGCTACGGCCTGGTCACCGAGTTCGGCCGCTCACTGCTCGCCAAGCACGGCACCATCCTGGCCCGTGTCGAATACGCCAAATCGGCCGGCGACCGCCCCGTCGCGGTGACGCACGCGGGCGTCCAGGTGGCGGCGCGCACGGTCTACGCGCCCGCGTCCTGGCCGCTGCGGATCGCCGCGTACGACGCGAAGGGGCGCCCCAAGAGCGGCGCGCCCGTGGGCCAGGACATCGCGGGTCCGGCCTGCTTCGCGGGCGACCTGCTCGCCGAGAACCGTCCGCTGCCGCTGCTCGAACAGGGCGACTACGCGGCGGTGCTCGACACGGGCGCCTACTACTTCGCGCACCACTACTCGTACAACAGCCTTGCCAGGCCCGGGATCTACGGCTTCGCCGCGGGCGCAGGCCAAGACCTCACCTTCGCCACGGTGCGCGAGCCGCAGACCCTTCAGGAGATCGTCGCCGAGTCCGGGGGCGGGCGGCGGGACGCGCTGCGCGACCTCTGA
- a CDS encoding allantoate amidohydrolase: MWRSLRPIGRSDASGGYRRFAWTGVDAECRLWFQAQAEARGLDYEVDRNGNQWAWLGDPSRGDAVVTGSHLDSVPDGGAFDGPLGVVSAFAALDELRSRKVAFTRPLAITNFGDEEGARFGLACVGSRLTAGKLTVEAAQRLTDADGVTLPQAMEAAGYDPESIGPDPERLARVGAFVELHVEQGRALDLSGDPVGIASAIWPHGRWRFDFRGEANHAGTTRLVDRRDPMLTYAETVLAARREAELAGAVATFGKISVEPNGVNAIPSLVRGWLDSRAADQSTLDTVVTGIEKAAREYADRHGIDLDVVRESFTPVVEFEHALRDELGTILGGATDRSIPVLGTGAGHDAGILSESIPTAMLFVRNPTGVSHSPAEFAAEDDCVAGVTALADVLEGLACR; this comes from the coding sequence ATGTGGCGTTCGCTGCGGCCCATCGGCCGCAGCGACGCCTCCGGTGGCTACCGCCGCTTCGCCTGGACCGGCGTCGACGCCGAGTGCCGCCTCTGGTTCCAGGCGCAGGCGGAGGCGCGCGGCCTCGACTACGAGGTCGACCGCAACGGCAACCAGTGGGCCTGGCTGGGCGATCCGTCCCGCGGCGACGCGGTCGTCACCGGCTCGCACCTGGACTCCGTACCGGACGGCGGTGCCTTCGACGGCCCGCTCGGGGTGGTCTCCGCCTTCGCGGCACTGGACGAACTCCGGTCCAGGAAGGTCGCGTTCACGCGCCCCCTCGCCATCACCAACTTCGGCGACGAGGAGGGCGCCCGCTTCGGCCTGGCCTGCGTGGGCTCACGCCTGACCGCGGGCAAGCTGACCGTCGAGGCGGCCCAACGGCTGACGGACGCCGACGGAGTCACGCTGCCGCAGGCGATGGAGGCAGCCGGTTACGACCCTGAGTCGATCGGCCCCGACCCCGAACGCCTCGCCCGCGTCGGCGCGTTCGTCGAGCTCCACGTGGAGCAGGGCCGCGCCCTCGACCTCTCCGGCGACCCCGTGGGCATCGCGTCCGCCATCTGGCCGCACGGCCGCTGGCGCTTCGACTTCAGGGGTGAGGCCAACCACGCGGGCACCACACGCCTGGTGGACCGCAGGGACCCGATGCTGACGTACGCGGAGACGGTGCTCGCGGCCCGCAGAGAAGCCGAACTCGCGGGCGCGGTGGCCACGTTCGGCAAGATCTCGGTCGAGCCGAACGGCGTCAACGCCATCCCGTCCCTGGTGCGCGGCTGGCTCGACTCCCGGGCGGCCGACCAGTCCACCCTCGACACGGTCGTGACGGGCATCGAGAAGGCGGCCCGTGAGTACGCGGACCGGCACGGCATCGACCTCGACGTCGTACGCGAGTCCTTCACGCCCGTGGTCGAGTTCGAGCACGCCCTGCGGGACGAACTGGGCACGATCCTCGGCGGCGCCACGGACCGGAGCATTCCCGTCCTGGGCACGGGCGCGGGACACGACGCGGGTATTTTGTCCGAGTCGATCCCCACCGCCATGCTGTTCGTACGCAACCCCACGGGCGTCTCGCACTCCCCGGCCGAGTTCGCCGCCGAGGACGACTGCGTGGCCGGGGTGACCGCACTGGCCGACGTACTGGAAGGGCTGGCGTGCCGATGA
- a CDS encoding formimidoylglutamate deiminase, whose protein sequence is MTTRTYWLEHAWLDPTVEPGVAVEVTGERITAVRRDVGAPPPGATVLRGLTLPGLANAHSHAFHRALRGTVQVGSGTFWTWREVMYSVADRLTPETYHALARAVYAEMALAGITAVGEFHYLHHGPGGVAYADPNAMGEALIEAASDAGIRITLLDTAYVASGLLSETRGEPPNRHQLRFSDGTTQAWAERASALKDRGHARVGAAIHSVRAVPARQLGVVAEWAAARRAPLHVHLSEQTAENEACQAVHGRTPTQLLADHGVLGPRTTGVHNTHLTDADIALLGRSSSGTCMCPTTERDLADGIGPAVRLQQAGSPLSLGSDSHAVIDLLEEARAMELNERLRSHTRGHWTAAALLRAASVDGHAALGWGEAGVIEPGALADFATIALDSVRTAGPLPRLAAETAVFAATAADVRDTVVGGRHVVRDGVHALVDDVPGALGEAVAALRD, encoded by the coding sequence ATGACGACTCGGACGTACTGGCTTGAGCATGCCTGGCTCGACCCGACGGTGGAGCCGGGCGTGGCGGTGGAGGTCACGGGCGAGCGCATCACCGCCGTCCGCAGGGACGTCGGGGCGCCCCCGCCCGGCGCGACGGTGCTGCGCGGCCTGACGCTCCCCGGCCTGGCGAACGCCCACAGCCACGCCTTCCACCGGGCCCTGCGCGGCACGGTCCAGGTCGGCTCCGGGACGTTCTGGACGTGGCGCGAGGTCATGTACTCGGTGGCGGACCGCCTGACGCCCGAGACGTACCACGCGCTGGCCCGCGCGGTGTACGCGGAGATGGCCCTGGCGGGCATCACCGCGGTGGGCGAGTTCCACTACCTGCACCACGGGCCGGGCGGTGTCGCCTACGCCGACCCCAACGCGATGGGCGAGGCGCTGATCGAGGCGGCGTCGGACGCGGGCATCCGCATCACGCTCCTCGACACGGCGTACGTGGCGTCGGGGCTGCTCTCGGAGACACGGGGCGAGCCCCCGAACCGCCACCAGCTGCGCTTCTCCGACGGCACGACTCAGGCGTGGGCGGAGCGGGCATCGGCCCTCAAGGACCGCGGCCACGCCCGGGTCGGCGCGGCGATCCACTCCGTACGGGCGGTGCCTGCGCGGCAGTTGGGAGTCGTCGCGGAATGGGCCGCGGCCCGCCGGGCCCCCCTCCACGTGCATCTCTCCGAGCAGACGGCGGAGAACGAGGCGTGCCAGGCGGTGCACGGCCGCACGCCGACACAGCTCCTGGCGGACCACGGAGTGCTGGGCCCCCGCACGACGGGCGTGCACAACACGCACCTCACGGACGCCGACATCGCGCTCCTCGGCCGGTCATCCTCCGGCACGTGCATGTGCCCCACGACGGAGCGCGACCTGGCGGACGGCATCGGCCCGGCGGTCCGCCTCCAGCAGGCGGGCAGCCCGCTCTCCCTGGGCAGCGACAGCCACGCGGTCATCGACCTCCTCGAAGAGGCGCGGGCCATGGAGCTGAACGAGCGCCTGCGCTCGCACACGCGGGGCCACTGGACGGCGGCGGCGCTGCTGCGGGCGGCCTCGGTGGACGGGCACGCGGCGCTGGGGTGGGGCGAGGCGGGAGTGATCGAGCCCGGGGCGCTCGCCGACTTCGCGACGATCGCCCTGGACTCGGTCCGCACGGCGGGCCCGCTGCCGCGCCTTGCGGCGGAGACGGCGGTCTTCGCGGCGACGGCCGCGGATGTGCGGGACACGGTGGTGGGGGGCCGCCATGTCGTACGGGACGGGGTCCACGCCCTGGTCGACGATGTGCCGGGGGCGTTGGGGGAGGCGGTGGCGGCGCTACGAGACTGA
- a CDS encoding aromatic amino acid ammonia-lyase yields MSSRIADRAPARATDASDSVVVLDGRGLMVADVVRMAESTAKPVPGTDGMKRVELSWNAAREIASWGRVYGRSTGVGANRNESVPTEAASDHGLRLLRSHAGAIGEELPARQVRAMLAVRANQLLAGGAGLRPTVVTALCEALETGAYPQVNEFGSVGTGDIAALAQMGLALAGEHPWQGAGAAPDPQPLDNNDALALISSNALTLGQSALALHELRGLIAATQVVAALTLMAVDGSYEAYALPVHEARRHAGSYMVAERMRLLLGAPDRPTPPLGRIQDPYGLRCVPQIHGPAHDAADALEDVLTVEINAAAENPLISADDMAAYHHGGFYLAQLALSLDHFRLAVSQAARLSTSRLSTLNEPGFTRLRPFLADGEPASSGVMILEYAAGAALGDLRAFSAPASLGHAVLSRGVEEQASFASLAARQTLRACEAYRLVVGCELVAAVRALRQRDMRLDPDLPVGRAFELADAVLDAELADRPLTDDVTAAAGLLDRFTELWSNLGESQGVVRGTV; encoded by the coding sequence ATGTCGTCTCGTATCGCGGACAGGGCACCTGCCAGGGCGACCGACGCCAGTGACTCGGTCGTCGTCCTGGACGGCCGGGGACTGATGGTCGCAGATGTCGTACGTATGGCCGAATCCACCGCAAAGCCCGTACCCGGAACGGACGGCATGAAGCGGGTGGAGCTCTCATGGAACGCCGCCCGCGAGATCGCCTCCTGGGGCCGCGTCTACGGCCGCTCCACCGGCGTCGGCGCCAACCGGAACGAGTCCGTGCCCACCGAGGCGGCCTCCGACCACGGTCTGCGGCTGCTGCGCAGCCACGCCGGGGCGATCGGTGAGGAGCTGCCCGCGCGGCAGGTGCGCGCGATGCTCGCGGTCCGCGCCAACCAACTGCTCGCGGGCGGCGCGGGGCTGCGCCCGACCGTCGTCACGGCGCTCTGCGAGGCCCTGGAGACGGGCGCCTACCCCCAGGTCAACGAATTCGGCTCGGTCGGCACGGGCGACATCGCCGCGCTCGCGCAGATGGGCCTCGCCCTCGCGGGTGAGCACCCCTGGCAGGGGGCGGGGGCGGCCCCCGACCCGCAACCCCTCGACAACAACGACGCCCTCGCCCTGATCAGCAGCAACGCCCTCACCCTCGGCCAGTCCGCGCTCGCCCTGCACGAGCTGCGCGGCCTGATCGCGGCGACGCAGGTGGTGGCGGCGCTGACCCTGATGGCGGTCGACGGCTCGTACGAGGCGTACGCGCTGCCCGTGCACGAGGCGCGGCGGCACGCGGGTTCGTACATGGTCGCCGAGCGCATGCGGCTCCTCCTCGGCGCGCCCGACCGCCCCACGCCGCCGCTCGGCCGGATCCAGGACCCGTACGGCCTGCGCTGCGTGCCGCAGATCCATGGGCCCGCGCACGACGCGGCGGACGCCCTGGAGGACGTGCTCACGGTGGAGATCAACGCGGCCGCGGAGAATCCGCTGATCTCGGCGGACGACATGGCGGCGTACCACCACGGCGGCTTCTACCTGGCCCAACTCGCCCTGTCCCTCGACCACTTCAGGCTCGCGGTGAGCCAGGCGGCGCGCCTGTCGACGTCCCGCCTCTCCACGCTGAACGAACCGGGCTTCACCCGCCTGCGCCCCTTCCTCGCGGACGGCGAACCGGCGTCGTCGGGTGTGATGATCCTGGAGTACGCGGCCGGCGCGGCCCTCGGCGACCTGCGGGCCTTCTCCGCCCCCGCGTCCCTCGGCCACGCCGTGCTCTCCCGCGGTGTCGAGGAGCAGGCCAGCTTCGCCTCGCTCGCGGCGCGCCAGACGCTGCGGGCGTGCGAGGCGTACCGCCTGGTGGTCGGCTGTGAACTGGTCGCGGCGGTGCGGGCGTTGAGGCAGCGGGACATGCGCCTTGACCCCGACCTGCCGGTGGGCCGGGCCTTCGAACTGGCCGACGCGGTCCTGGACGCGGAGCTGGCCGACCGGCCGTTGACGGATGATGTGACGGCGGCGGCCGGGCTGCTCGACCGGTTCACGGAGCTGTGGTCAAACCTGGGTGAGAGTCAGGGCGTTGTGAGGGGAACGGTATGA